A portion of the Rhodospirillales bacterium genome contains these proteins:
- a CDS encoding acetate--CoA ligase family protein has translation MALDSLLNPMSIAVVGASDRISIGRTIVESLGALGFGGAIHPVHPGRAEVLGHACHRNLAAIGSPVDLAAICLGQERVLTAVEEAAGIGVGALVIFAGGFAEAGEDGARQQARIVEICRENGIVLCGPNCMGAMSLANRSHAYMMDVLDRERLTGKVGFVSQSGSISIGMLTDTRRYGFSHVVSTGNEAVTTSAMFVEHMIDDPATGIIALFTETIRDPERFVAALDRAADAGKPVVVLKAGQSARAQTAIATHTGGMAGEARVFSAMLRAHRAIEVESMEEMTEVLAVLHGRNLPRGKRLSVVTGSGGHAGLLLDMAERAGFDFPPLRPEIRQRIESGIGPLTGDGNPADSWGQGDFAANFSVTLNQLFTCGDYDAVGVLLDANDGQAVDYLGQDEIVRGMMERNFEGRDLPFYLMSSRHGVMKTHQVEEMTKLGIAMLSGLTQGLSAVCKVADWVNGRTFGSNAETAHGEAPSWSGRASVHEIDAKRLLASAGLPASPERIATDVDDAVVAAGEIGYPAVMKAVGDAIPHRSEHGLIELRLGDADAVRAAWGRLTEKLGAMDAAAGETAIAVQAMAGPGVEVIAGIARDPAFGLVLAVGPGGVLAELFDEVKMCCLPPAPGDFEALIEGGRLATLLDGFRGAPPADRAALITALRALSDFAVAHAPWIEGIDINPLIVHTEGCTSVDALIVPRRQSGFTRSD, from the coding sequence ATGGCCCTCGACAGCCTGCTCAACCCGATGTCCATTGCAGTCGTCGGTGCTTCGGACCGAATCTCGATCGGCCGCACGATTGTCGAATCGCTGGGTGCGCTCGGCTTTGGCGGCGCGATCCACCCGGTGCATCCCGGGCGCGCCGAGGTGCTGGGGCACGCCTGCCATCGGAACCTCGCGGCGATCGGGTCGCCGGTCGACCTGGCCGCCATCTGTCTCGGGCAGGAACGCGTGCTGACAGCGGTTGAGGAGGCCGCCGGGATCGGCGTGGGCGCGCTTGTGATCTTCGCCGGCGGTTTCGCCGAAGCGGGCGAGGACGGCGCACGCCAGCAGGCGCGCATCGTCGAGATCTGCCGCGAGAACGGCATCGTTCTGTGCGGACCCAATTGCATGGGCGCGATGAGCCTCGCCAACCGCAGCCATGCCTACATGATGGACGTGCTCGACCGTGAACGCCTGACCGGCAAGGTCGGCTTCGTGTCGCAGTCGGGCTCGATCTCGATCGGCATGCTGACCGACACCCGGCGCTACGGCTTCAGCCATGTCGTCTCGACCGGCAACGAGGCGGTCACAACAAGCGCCATGTTCGTCGAACACATGATCGACGATCCCGCGACCGGGATCATCGCGCTCTTCACCGAGACCATCCGCGATCCCGAGCGTTTCGTCGCCGCACTCGACCGGGCAGCCGATGCCGGCAAGCCCGTGGTCGTGCTCAAGGCGGGACAATCGGCCCGCGCCCAGACGGCGATCGCGACACACACCGGCGGCATGGCAGGCGAGGCGCGTGTCTTCTCGGCAATGCTGCGCGCGCACCGCGCGATCGAGGTCGAGAGCATGGAGGAGATGACCGAGGTGCTCGCCGTTCTGCACGGCAGGAACCTGCCGCGCGGCAAGCGGCTCAGCGTTGTCACAGGTTCGGGCGGCCACGCCGGGCTTTTGCTCGACATGGCTGAACGCGCCGGCTTCGACTTTCCGCCGCTCCGGCCCGAGATCCGCCAGAGGATCGAGAGCGGGATCGGCCCGCTGACCGGCGACGGCAACCCGGCCGATTCCTGGGGCCAGGGCGACTTCGCCGCCAACTTCAGCGTCACGCTCAACCAGCTCTTTACCTGCGGCGACTACGACGCTGTCGGCGTCCTGCTCGATGCCAACGACGGCCAGGCGGTCGACTACCTCGGCCAGGACGAGATCGTGCGCGGCATGATGGAACGGAATTTCGAGGGACGCGACCTGCCCTTCTATCTCATGAGTTCGCGCCACGGCGTGATGAAGACACACCAGGTCGAGGAGATGACGAAGCTCGGCATCGCCATGCTGTCGGGTCTGACCCAGGGACTGAGCGCCGTGTGCAAGGTGGCGGACTGGGTCAATGGCCGCACCTTCGGAAGCAACGCCGAAACCGCGCACGGCGAGGCACCGTCTTGGTCCGGACGCGCCTCGGTCCATGAGATTGACGCCAAGCGGCTGCTCGCCTCAGCCGGCCTGCCCGCGTCCCCGGAGCGGATCGCGACCGATGTTGACGACGCCGTCGTGGCGGCCGGCGAGATCGGCTACCCGGCGGTCATGAAGGCGGTGGGCGATGCCATCCCCCACCGCAGCGAACACGGCCTGATCGAATTGCGGCTCGGCGACGCCGATGCCGTGCGCGCGGCCTGGGGTCGCCTCACGGAGAAGCTCGGTGCCATGGATGCCGCAGCCGGTGAGACTGCGATCGCAGTGCAAGCGATGGCCGGACCGGGCGTCGAGGTCATCGCCGGCATCGCCCGCGATCCGGCCTTCGGCCTCGTGCTTGCGGTCGGACCGGGCGGCGTGCTGGCCGAGCTCTTCGACGAGGTCAAAATGTGTTGCCTGCCGCCCGCACCCGGCGACTTCGAAGCACTGATCGAGGGCGGGCGTCTGGCAACGCTGCTCGATGGCTTCCGGGGTGCACCGCCGGCCGATCGCGCCGCCCTCATCACCGCACTCAGGGCGCTGTCCGACTTCGCCGTTGCCCATGCCCCCTGGATCGAGGGCATCGACATCAATCCGCTGATCGTTCACACCGAGGGCTGCACATCCGTCGACGCCCTGATCGTGCCTCGCCGCCAGAGCGGATTCACCCGCTCAGACTGA
- a CDS encoding pentapeptide repeat-containing protein: protein MTRLRDLWGKLQGWWRQLPAWRKWFPVALLLLAIPAALLALPAIQWALCTGWGLFDDKNGGDAVCKINSLSDLVLILAAVIGLPLALWRSVVAHRQAKTSERGLWNERYQKGADMLGSDTLATRMGGIYALERLAQDHPGDYHVQIMQLLCALARHPTAPGAARLADKAGDATDPEHPEQGCPTDVEAAARAVAECRKRLSSQGRLTDIAASWRPDLSGANLSDTYLSDTYLTNANLTNAKLSGAKLSGANLSDTYLTNANLSGADLSGADLSGANLSGADLPDAHLKDADLTGADLSGAHLTGADLPDANLTNAKLSGANLSGANLTDTYLTDTNLARADLNGANLTDAHLKGARLSGADLSGADLSGAHLTGADLPDANLTNANLSGVDLSGANLTNAKLSGANLSGADLTGANLTDTNLARADLTGANLARADLTGANLTDADLTGADLTGVTGLTQERLRSARPSPPPESLPAGLVWPFEEGEEGEDSEWRPKP, encoded by the coding sequence ATGACGAGACTTCGGGACCTTTGGGGGAAGCTTCAGGGCTGGTGGCGCCAGCTGCCGGCATGGCGCAAGTGGTTTCCTGTGGCACTGCTGTTGCTGGCCATTCCGGCGGCGCTGCTGGCGTTGCCGGCCATTCAGTGGGCGCTGTGCACGGGGTGGGGTTTGTTTGACGACAAGAATGGGGGTGATGCCGTATGCAAAATCAACTCCCTGTCCGACCTGGTGCTGATACTTGCGGCTGTCATCGGCCTGCCGCTGGCCTTATGGCGGAGTGTCGTCGCTCACAGACAGGCGAAAACCTCCGAGCGCGGTCTGTGGAACGAGCGCTATCAGAAGGGCGCGGACATGCTGGGCAGTGACACGCTGGCCACCCGCATGGGCGGCATCTACGCACTGGAGCGGCTGGCTCAAGACCATCCCGGGGACTATCACGTTCAGATCATGCAGCTGCTTTGCGCGCTCGCGAGGCATCCGACCGCGCCCGGAGCGGCAAGGCTGGCCGATAAAGCCGGCGATGCAACAGACCCGGAACACCCGGAACAAGGGTGCCCGACGGATGTCGAAGCGGCGGCAAGGGCGGTGGCGGAATGCCGCAAGCGTCTGTCCAGTCAAGGCAGATTGACTGACATCGCAGCTTCCTGGAGGCCCGATCTCTCCGGCGCGAACCTCTCCGACACGTACCTCTCCGACACGTACCTCACCAACGCGAACCTCACCAACGCGAAGCTCTCCGGCGCGAAGCTCTCCGGCGCGAACCTCTCCGACACGTACCTCACCAACGCGAACCTCTCCGGCGCGGACCTCTCCGGCGCGGACCTCTCCGGCGCGAACCTCTCCGGCGCGGACCTCCCCGACGCGCACCTCAAGGACGCGGACCTCACCGGCGCGGACCTCTCCGGCGCACACCTCACCGGCGCGGACCTCCCCGACGCGAACCTCACCAACGCGAAGCTCTCCGGCGCGAACCTCTCCGGCGCGAACCTCACCGACACGTACCTCACCGACACGAACCTCGCCCGCGCGGACCTCAACGGCGCGAACCTCACCGATGCGCACCTCAAGGGCGCACGCCTCTCCGGCGCGGACCTCTCCGGCGCGGACCTCTCCGGCGCACACCTCACCGGCGCGGACCTCCCCGACGCGAACCTCACCAACGCGAATCTCTCCGGCGTGGACCTCTCCGGCGCGAACCTCACCAACGCGAAGCTCTCCGGCGCGAATCTCTCCGGCGCGGACCTCACCGGCGCGAACCTCACCGACACGAACCTCGCCCGCGCGGACCTCACCGGCGCGAACCTCGCCCGCGCGGACCTCACCGGCGCGAACCTCACCGATGCGGACCTCACCGGCGCGGACCTCACCGGCGTGACCGGTCTGACGCAGGAGAGGCTGCGCAGCGCCCGGCCCTCGCCACCGCCGGAAAGTCTGCCGGCGGGCTTGGTTTGGCCGTTCGAGGAGGGCGAGGAGGGCGAGGACAGCGAGTGGCGACCGAAGCCGTGA
- a CDS encoding transcriptional regulator, translated as MSPARGNCIVSPNSLTPNQLALTLMNDMARPMFPDLPEKTFDIIYADPPWDYKGQLQHAGPGSRDTGGAEHHYPTVTLDGLKKLAVPKISAVDSLLFMWATNPHLDQAIELGKAWGFAWATVAFVWDKVRVNPGFYTMSQCELCLVFKRGKIPSPRGARNIRQFVSAKRTGHSEKPAEVRHRIEAMFPDARKIELFSRSRNAGDWAMWGLEAHGA; from the coding sequence ATGAGCCCTGCAAGAGGGAACTGCATCGTTTCGCCGAACAGCCTCACCCCAAACCAGCTAGCGCTGACGCTCATGAACGACATGGCAAGGCCGATGTTCCCGGACTTGCCGGAAAAGACGTTCGACATCATCTATGCCGATCCGCCGTGGGACTACAAAGGACAATTGCAGCACGCAGGGCCGGGCAGCAGGGACACAGGCGGCGCGGAACACCATTATCCGACGGTGACACTGGACGGGCTGAAAAAACTGGCCGTCCCCAAAATTTCCGCCGTGGACTCGCTGCTCTTCATGTGGGCAACAAACCCGCATCTCGATCAGGCTATCGAGTTGGGCAAGGCGTGGGGCTTCGCGTGGGCGACCGTCGCGTTTGTGTGGGACAAGGTTCGGGTCAATCCGGGCTTTTACACCATGAGCCAATGCGAACTGTGTCTGGTATTCAAGCGCGGTAAAATACCAAGCCCAAGAGGGGCGCGGAACATTCGCCAGTTTGTGAGCGCAAAACGGACTGGTCATTCCGAAAAGCCTGCCGAAGTCCGTCACAGGATCGAAGCCATGTTCCCGGATGCGCGAAAGATCGAACTGTTTTCTCGATCCCGCAACGCCGGGGATTGGGCCATGTGGGGGCTTGAAGCACATGGCGCGTGA
- a CDS encoding bifunctional 5,10-methylenetetrahydrofolate dehydrogenase/5,10-methenyltetrahydrofolate cyclohydrolase, translating into METAAEVAALKDAGWDPRLISIVIGDTAAVEIYVRNQRRTAGKVGIAFDERNFPADVTEPEMIAAIQAMNADPRVTGIIIQRPVPPQINVKRLQSAIHPLKDVEGLHPTSIGNIVYNEIELGPCTAMASVHMLRNTGLSLSGLEVVVVGHSEIVGKPIAFLLMAEGATVTVCHHMTRNLAVHCRQADAVFVAVGRPGLVIGNMIKPGAAVIDIGINRVVEDDGTERTVGDCDFESCREIAGWITPVPGGVGPVTVAILMHNTVTGAKRQKEFYSSTFTADAWTTGPDAAASAWRQTS; encoded by the coding sequence ATGGAAACAGCTGCCGAAGTCGCCGCGCTCAAGGACGCCGGCTGGGATCCGCGTCTGATCTCCATCGTGATCGGCGACACCGCCGCTGTCGAGATCTATGTGCGCAACCAGCGCCGTACCGCCGGGAAGGTTGGTATCGCGTTCGACGAGCGGAACTTCCCGGCCGATGTCACCGAACCGGAAATGATCGCCGCGATCCAGGCGATGAACGCCGATCCCCGCGTGACGGGCATCATCATCCAGCGCCCGGTGCCGCCGCAGATCAACGTCAAGCGCCTGCAGAGCGCGATTCATCCCCTCAAGGATGTCGAGGGCCTGCATCCGACCTCGATCGGCAATATCGTCTACAACGAGATCGAGCTTGGCCCCTGCACAGCCATGGCCTCGGTCCACATGCTCAGGAACACGGGCCTTTCGCTCTCGGGCCTTGAGGTGGTCGTGGTCGGCCATTCCGAAATCGTCGGCAAGCCCATCGCCTTCCTGCTGATGGCCGAGGGCGCAACGGTCACCGTCTGCCATCACATGACGCGCAACCTCGCCGTCCATTGCCGCCAGGCGGATGCTGTCTTCGTCGCGGTCGGCCGTCCCGGACTGGTCATCGGCAACATGATCAAGCCGGGTGCGGCGGTGATCGACATCGGCATCAACCGCGTCGTCGAGGACGACGGCACCGAGCGCACCGTAGGCGACTGCGATTTCGAGAGCTGCCGCGAGATCGCGGGCTGGATCACACCGGTCCCCGGCGGCGTCGGCCCTGTCACCGTCGCCATCCTGATGCACAACACGGTGACCGGTGCCAAGCGCCAGAAAGAGTTCTACTCCTCCACCTTCACCGCCGATGCCTGGACGACGGGACCCGACGCAGCAGCATCGGCCTGGCGTCAGACGTCGTAG
- a CDS encoding cell division protein ZapE — protein sequence MSKGPLDRYNALCGPGGLTPDPVQEAAMVRLDRLMRELGAPVKVAGGLLSRLFGRTEAPPAPRGVYLHGGVGRGKSMLMDLFYETVEGVAKRRVHFHAFMQEVHRTIHVERQSGGHGSDSDTIEAVANHLSRPGMLLCFDEFHVTDIADAMILGRLFEKLFARGVVMVATSNRHPKDLYAGGINRQLFLPFIAMLEERLDIVAVDADRDYRMAFLAGADLYVVPADAMARQVLDKAFARLVGDADIEAMEIEVQGRVHHVAQQARQIARFDFAELCERPLGSADYLAIAEAFHTVIIDGIPAMTWEQRNEAKRFVTLIDIFYENRVGLICSADATPDRLYPMGDGSFEFQRTASRLVEMQSVAYLEARQGNAP from the coding sequence ATGTCCAAGGGTCCTCTCGACCGCTACAACGCACTCTGCGGGCCAGGTGGGCTGACGCCCGATCCCGTGCAGGAAGCGGCGATGGTCCGGCTCGATCGGCTGATGCGCGAGCTCGGCGCACCGGTCAAGGTCGCGGGCGGGCTGCTGTCCCGTCTGTTCGGCCGCACCGAGGCGCCGCCCGCACCGCGCGGTGTCTATCTCCACGGTGGCGTCGGGCGCGGGAAATCGATGCTGATGGATCTGTTCTACGAGACCGTCGAGGGTGTGGCCAAGCGCCGGGTGCACTTTCACGCTTTCATGCAGGAGGTGCACCGGACGATCCATGTGGAGCGGCAGTCCGGCGGTCACGGCAGCGATTCCGATACGATCGAGGCAGTCGCGAACCACCTGAGCCGGCCGGGCATGCTGCTCTGTTTCGACGAATTCCATGTCACCGATATCGCTGACGCTATGATCCTGGGCCGGCTGTTCGAAAAGCTCTTCGCCCGCGGCGTCGTGATGGTGGCAACCTCGAACCGCCACCCGAAGGATCTCTACGCCGGCGGTATCAACCGCCAGCTTTTCCTGCCCTTCATCGCCATGCTGGAGGAACGGCTCGACATCGTCGCGGTCGATGCCGACCGGGACTACCGCATGGCCTTCCTTGCGGGCGCGGATCTCTATGTCGTCCCGGCCGACGCCATGGCGCGCCAGGTGCTCGACAAGGCCTTCGCCCGGCTGGTGGGCGATGCCGATATCGAGGCCATGGAGATCGAGGTTCAGGGCCGAGTGCACCATGTGGCGCAGCAGGCCCGCCAGATCGCCCGCTTCGACTTCGCCGAACTCTGCGAAAGGCCTCTGGGCAGCGCGGACTACCTCGCGATTGCCGAGGCTTTTCACACGGTGATCATTGACGGCATCCCGGCCATGACATGGGAGCAGCGCAACGAGGCCAAGCGCTTCGTCACGCTGATCGACATTTTCTATGAGAACCGGGTCGGGTTGATCTGCTCGGCCGACGCGACGCCGGATCGGCTCTACCCCATGGGCGACGGCAGCTTCGAGTTCCAGCGAACGGCCTCGCGCCTGGTCGAGATGCAATCTGTCGCGTACCTGGAAGCACGACAGGGGAATGCGCCATGA
- a CDS encoding acyl-CoA dehydrogenase family protein: MDFSLTEDQTLFRDTIGRVVADLFPFERRQAAVASAEGFRAEDWSQLAELGCMAAAFPEDCGGLDGGPEALMLVAESMGRHLVNLPFFASVVLGGHAVLFGTRDDRRQAILPAVADGSVRLALAVAERQSGFDLADVATRALADGDGWVIAGRKDMVLYGQAADTLIVSARTAGDRNDRDGIGLFAVPASGPGVTLSGFALHDGGRAANIRFDNVRVADHALLGEADAGLPVLERVRDHGIAFLCADAVGSMWQVHETTLEYLKTRQQFGQTLGSFQALQHRMVDVYMSCELAQSMVLEATLNLDKDAATRSHAASAAKVAVGEAVRKVAEEGVQLHGGIGMTFDMPLGHHLKRAMVMNATLGDVRHHLEACAGRARSGQAEERSCPIS, translated from the coding sequence ATGGATTTCTCGCTGACCGAAGACCAGACCCTGTTCCGCGACACGATCGGTCGTGTCGTCGCCGATCTCTTCCCCTTCGAACGGCGCCAGGCGGCGGTCGCGAGCGCCGAAGGCTTCCGCGCGGAAGACTGGTCGCAGCTCGCCGAACTCGGCTGCATGGCCGCCGCCTTTCCGGAAGATTGCGGCGGGCTCGACGGCGGACCCGAGGCGCTCATGCTGGTGGCCGAAAGCATGGGCCGTCATCTGGTCAACCTGCCGTTTTTTGCCAGCGTCGTGCTGGGCGGCCATGCCGTGCTGTTCGGCACCCGCGACGACCGGCGCCAGGCCATCCTTCCCGCCGTCGCCGACGGTTCGGTCCGGCTTGCCCTGGCGGTCGCGGAGCGTCAGTCCGGTTTCGATCTCGCCGATGTGGCGACCCGGGCCCTGGCGGACGGCGATGGCTGGGTCATCGCAGGCCGGAAGGACATGGTCCTTTACGGCCAGGCTGCCGACACCCTGATTGTCTCCGCACGCACAGCGGGGGACCGGAACGACCGGGACGGGATCGGCCTGTTTGCCGTGCCGGCATCGGGGCCCGGCGTCACGCTGTCGGGCTTTGCCCTGCACGACGGCGGGCGCGCGGCCAACATCCGTTTCGATAACGTGCGCGTGGCAGACCATGCGCTCCTCGGTGAGGCCGACGCCGGGCTGCCCGTGCTCGAACGCGTGCGCGACCACGGCATCGCCTTTCTGTGCGCCGATGCGGTGGGGTCGATGTGGCAGGTCCACGAGACCACGCTCGAATACCTCAAGACACGCCAGCAGTTCGGCCAGACCCTCGGTTCCTTCCAGGCACTCCAGCACCGCATGGTCGATGTCTACATGAGCTGCGAACTCGCCCAGTCGATGGTGCTTGAGGCAACGCTCAACCTCGACAAGGACGCGGCAACACGCAGCCATGCCGCATCGGCCGCCAAGGTCGCGGTCGGCGAGGCCGTACGCAAGGTCGCCGAGGAAGGCGTGCAGCTTCACGGCGGCATCGGCATGACGTTCGACATGCCCCTTGGCCATCACCTCAAGCGCGCGATGGTCATGAACGCGACGCTGGGCGATGTCCGTCATCATCTCGAGGCCTGTGCGGGCCGGGCCCGCAGCGGACAAGCGGAGGAACGATCATGTCCGATATCCTGA
- a CDS encoding pentapeptide repeat-containing protein, with translation MTRLRNLWGKIQGRGWLLVLLAIPAVLLALPAIQEALCSGWGLFDEKARDEGACKSDSLSDLVLVLAAVIGLLLAGWRSVVANEQAKIANEQAKIANRQAETANEQAKIANRQADTSERGLRNERYQKGADMLGSATLATRMGGIYALERLAQDHPEDYHVQIMQLLCAFARHPTESEGARAVDSANDATNSKHADQGCPTDVEAAIRAVSECRKRLSGQGGLADIEASLRLNLSGANLSGANLSGADLTNANLPDANLSRANLRDAILYNTILHHANLSGADLTDANLSRANFLGAALLGANLTDANLNGANLNGALLDGANLNGAALFGADFNGAALGGADLTGAGLTEADLSGALGLTQEMLRSAQPFPPPKSLPEGLVWPLEKGEDGAWRLKPVP, from the coding sequence ATGACGAGACTTCGGAACCTTTGGGGAAAGATTCAGGGCCGGGGCTGGCTGCTGGTGCTACTGGCCATTCCGGCGGTGCTGCTGGCGTTGCCGGCCATTCAGGAGGCGCTGTGCTCGGGGTGGGGTTTGTTTGACGAAAAGGCGAGGGATGAAGGCGCATGCAAAAGCGACTCCCTGTCCGACCTGGTGCTCGTACTTGCGGCTGTCATCGGCCTGCTGCTGGCTGGATGGCGGAGTGTCGTCGCTAACGAGCAGGCGAAAATCGCTAACGAGCAGGCGAAAATCGCCAACAGGCAGGCGGAAACCGCTAACGAGCAGGCGAAAATCGCCAACAGGCAGGCGGACACCTCCGAGCGCGGCCTTCGGAACGAGCGCTACCAGAAGGGCGCGGACATGCTGGGCAGTGCCACGCTGGCCACCCGCATGGGCGGCATCTACGCACTGGAGCGGCTGGCTCAAGACCATCCCGAGGACTATCACGTCCAGATCATGCAGCTGCTTTGCGCGTTCGCGAGGCACCCGACCGAGTCCGAAGGGGCAAGGGCGGTCGATAGCGCCAACGATGCAACAAACTCGAAACACGCGGACCAAGGGTGCCCGACGGATGTTGAAGCGGCAATAAGGGCGGTGTCGGAATGCCGAAAGCGTCTGTCCGGTCAAGGCGGATTGGCTGACATCGAAGCTTCCTTGAGGCTCAATCTCTCCGGCGCGAACCTTTCCGGCGCGAACCTTTCCGGCGCGGATCTCACCAACGCGAACCTCCCCGATGCGAACCTCTCCCGCGCGAACCTTAGAGACGCGATCCTCTACAACACGATCCTCCACCACGCGAACCTTTCCGGCGCGGACCTCACCGACGCGAACCTCTCACGCGCGAACTTCTTAGGCGCGGCTCTCTTAGGCGCGAACCTCACCGACGCGAACCTCAACGGCGCGAACCTCAACGGCGCGCTCCTCGACGGCGCGAACCTCAACGGCGCGGCCCTCTTCGGCGCGGACTTCAACGGCGCGGCCCTCGGTGGAGCGGATCTCACCGGAGCAGGTCTCACCGAAGCGGACCTCTCCGGCGCGCTCGGTCTGACGCAGGAGATGCTGCGCAGCGCCCAGCCCTTTCCACCGCCGAAGAGCCTGCCGGAGGGCCTTGTTTGGCCGTTGGAGAAGGGCGAGGACGGCGCGTGGCGATTGAAGCCGGTGCCTTGA
- a CDS encoding acyl-CoA dehydrogenase family protein, with translation MDIDYGHDLEAFRTGIGERIRAILPDDLRDKIRREHRGLDYRDTGRWTRILWEQGGWSVPGWPVEHGGPGWTWPQQYLFERTLADCEAPPLNIFSAGMVGPALIAFGTEDQKARFLPGLANGDIMLCQGYSEPDAGSDLASLRCRAERDGDRYIINGTKIWTTDAHHANWMFGLFRTDSSGRKQHGITLLLLDMSTPGITLSPVLTFEGNHEVNQTYFENVRVPVENRIGEEHRGWGIGKYILGMERFGSAEVSRTRGMMRRLKAIAAEEPRGDRRVIDDPRFALDLARAEIALRAVELTEQRMLFGPGGPDAMGFEASLLKVRGTEVQQQVMGLMVEALGSYGAIDTDGIAPGGDNAEPLGPDAAVHAADIFYNIRKSTIWGGSTEVQKNIIAKAVLGL, from the coding sequence TTGGATATCGACTACGGCCACGATCTCGAGGCCTTTCGCACCGGGATCGGCGAACGCATTCGCGCCATCCTTCCCGACGATCTGCGCGACAAGATCCGGCGCGAGCATCGCGGACTCGACTACCGCGACACCGGCCGCTGGACCCGCATCCTCTGGGAGCAGGGCGGCTGGTCGGTTCCGGGCTGGCCCGTTGAACATGGCGGGCCCGGCTGGACCTGGCCGCAGCAATACCTGTTCGAACGGACACTCGCCGACTGCGAGGCGCCGCCGCTCAACATCTTCTCGGCGGGCATGGTCGGCCCGGCCCTGATCGCGTTCGGCACCGAGGACCAGAAGGCGCGCTTCCTGCCCGGTCTGGCCAACGGCGACATCATGCTCTGCCAGGGCTATTCGGAACCCGACGCAGGGTCCGATCTCGCCTCGCTCAGGTGCCGTGCCGAACGCGACGGCGATCGCTACATCATCAACGGCACGAAGATCTGGACCACCGACGCCCATCACGCGAACTGGATGTTCGGCCTGTTTCGCACCGACAGCTCGGGCAGGAAACAGCACGGCATCACGCTCCTGCTGCTCGACATGTCCACACCCGGCATCACGCTGAGCCCGGTGCTGACCTTCGAGGGCAACCACGAGGTCAACCAGACCTATTTCGAGAACGTCCGCGTGCCGGTCGAGAATCGTATCGGTGAGGAGCATCGGGGCTGGGGCATCGGCAAGTACATCCTGGGCATGGAACGCTTCGGTTCGGCGGAGGTGAGCCGGACCAGGGGCATGATGCGCCGGCTGAAGGCCATTGCGGCGGAGGAGCCGCGCGGCGATCGCCGGGTGATCGACGATCCCCGATTCGCGCTCGACCTGGCGCGCGCCGAAATCGCCCTGCGTGCGGTCGAGCTGACCGAGCAGCGCATGCTCTTCGGCCCCGGCGGTCCCGACGCGATGGGCTTCGAGGCCTCGCTCCTGAAGGTACGTGGCACCGAGGTGCAGCAGCAGGTCATGGGCCTGATGGTCGAAGCGCTGGGCAGCTACGGTGCGATCGACACCGATGGGATCGCGCCCGGCGGCGACAACGCCGAACCGCTGGGACCGGATGCTGCGGTCCATGCGGCGGACATCTTCTACAACATCCGCAAATCGACCATCTGGGGCGGCTCGACAGAGGTGCAGAAGAACATCATTGCCAAGGCCGTTCTGGGTCTGTGA
- the caiD gene encoding crotonobetainyl-CoA hydratase, which translates to MSDILRTERRGKVLEVTLDRPPVNAIDAATSMALYNAFRELQDDDSLLVGIITGTGDRAFSAGWDLKAVAAADRLDEVDVEESPGGFAGLTEFWDLTKPVFAAVNGFAIGGGFELALSADIVIAAEHAEFWLPEMERGFLASAGAIQRLPRRIPYNVAMDLFFTGRHMDAAEARHWGLVRDVVPADRLMDHTRALAEKLSEGAPLALQGMKAIMPAIMTLPLDQAMHRTRPGNSGVDVYERMMASEDAIEGPRAFAEKRKPNWKGR; encoded by the coding sequence ATGTCCGATATCCTGAGGACGGAACGACGCGGCAAGGTTCTGGAGGTCACGCTCGACCGGCCGCCGGTCAATGCGATCGATGCGGCGACGTCGATGGCGCTCTACAATGCCTTTCGCGAGCTTCAGGACGACGACAGCCTGCTCGTCGGCATTATCACCGGCACCGGCGACCGCGCCTTCTCCGCAGGCTGGGACCTCAAGGCCGTGGCAGCCGCCGACAGGCTCGATGAGGTCGACGTCGAGGAATCGCCCGGGGGGTTCGCCGGCCTGACCGAGTTCTGGGATCTCACGAAACCGGTCTTCGCCGCGGTCAACGGCTTTGCCATCGGCGGCGGGTTCGAGCTCGCCCTGTCGGCCGACATCGTCATTGCTGCCGAGCATGCCGAGTTCTGGCTGCCGGAGATGGAGCGCGGGTTTCTGGCGAGCGCGGGCGCCATCCAGCGTCTGCCACGCCGCATCCCCTACAACGTCGCCATGGACCTCTTCTTCACGGGTCGGCACATGGATGCCGCCGAGGCCAGGCACTGGGGCCTGGTGCGCGATGTCGTCCCGGCCGACCGGCTTATGGACCACACCCGCGCGCTCGCCGAAAAGCTGAGCGAAGGTGCGCCGCTCGCGCTCCAGGGCATGAAGGCGATCATGCCCGCGATCATGACCCTGCCGCTCGACCAGGCCATGCACAGGACCAGGCCCGGCAACTCCGGCGTCGACGTCTACGAGCGCATGATGGCTTCCGAGGACGCGATCGAGGGCCCCCGCGCCTTTGCCGAGAAGCGCAAGCCGAACTGGAAAGGGCGCTGA